One window from the genome of Moorena sp. SIOASIH encodes:
- a CDS encoding ATP-binding protein, which yields MSGEDFQGCHPNSGASRISWINQFLASASIRQKVFVGYALSIGLAILGTTTGLGIGQHYQKAALAELTRAQKQENLLKNLQIAILDLRSYPYLGALAVPMEDLQLVQEKIDQAQQLLLEAEEFVTEFETCSHTNTNQLLDLLKTYRIIIDAYNTLIQSLLPEIEPGNLPLGALDLGELNSPWVAPDDQLKLAQRQLLPQNNPEVTTALERFFEKSDQLIRAAQVKQQQGLSALNRADQLCFGLIVSSMIASVAIAILLAIHTSNAIAQRIKSLTEITEQVKQESNFTLQAPVTTKDEVGVLATSLNQLIHRMADYTQELQQTEIQLIQNEKMSSLGTMVAGIAHEMNNPINFIYGNLFFTSDYIEDLLSLVELYQQYYPNPDPEIKNRLEEIDLEFLAQDLPKIITSMKGGAERIREIVLSMRNFSRLDEAEMKPVNIHEGIDNTLVLLSNRLKPGIEVIKQYGDLPLVDCYPAQLNQVFMSILENALDAIEKDATEHKAIEHNSVESCPSPVFSIRIQTEVVDQNWVVIRIADNGPGIPAAIKDRIFDPFFTTKEPGKGIGLGLAISYQIITQHRGKIEVASEPGQGAEFVISLPI from the coding sequence TTGTCAGGGGAGGATTTCCAAGGATGTCACCCTAACTCAGGGGCATCCAGAATCAGCTGGATCAATCAATTCCTAGCCAGTGCCAGCATTCGGCAGAAAGTTTTTGTTGGCTATGCACTCTCCATTGGTTTGGCAATTTTGGGAACAACGACTGGATTAGGGATTGGCCAGCATTACCAAAAGGCAGCACTGGCTGAACTCACTCGTGCCCAAAAACAAGAAAATCTCCTGAAAAATTTACAAATCGCGATTTTAGACCTACGTTCCTATCCCTACTTAGGTGCGCTTGCTGTTCCCATGGAAGACCTACAGCTGGTTCAAGAGAAAATTGACCAAGCTCAGCAACTGCTGTTGGAAGCGGAAGAGTTTGTCACAGAGTTTGAGACCTGTTCTCATACGAATACCAATCAGTTACTGGATTTACTGAAGACCTACAGGATCATTATTGATGCCTACAACACTCTGATTCAATCCCTGTTGCCAGAAATCGAGCCTGGAAACTTACCCTTAGGTGCCCTTGACCTTGGCGAATTAAATTCACCATGGGTCGCACCCGATGATCAGCTTAAACTTGCCCAAAGGCAACTGTTGCCACAGAACAATCCTGAAGTAACCACTGCCCTAGAACGCTTTTTTGAGAAGTCAGACCAGCTGATTAGAGCAGCTCAAGTCAAACAACAGCAAGGGTTGAGCGCCCTCAACCGTGCTGATCAGTTGTGCTTTGGGCTGATCGTCAGCAGTATGATCGCCTCAGTTGCGATCGCAATCCTATTAGCTATTCATACAAGTAATGCGATCGCACAGCGAATCAAAAGCCTGACTGAGATCACCGAACAGGTCAAACAGGAGTCTAACTTTACCCTGCAAGCACCAGTCACGACCAAAGATGAAGTGGGTGTCTTAGCCACTTCTCTCAATCAGCTGATTCACCGTATGGCTGACTACACCCAGGAACTCCAGCAAACGGAAATCCAGCTGATTCAAAACGAAAAAATGTCCAGTTTGGGTACGATGGTGGCTGGTATTGCCCATGAAATGAACAATCCGATTAACTTTATCTACGGCAATCTGTTCTTTACCAGCGATTATATTGAGGATTTACTCTCTCTGGTCGAACTCTATCAGCAGTATTATCCCAACCCTGACCCAGAGATTAAAAATCGCCTCGAAGAGATTGATCTGGAATTTTTGGCCCAAGACTTGCCTAAAATCATCACTTCCATGAAAGGGGGAGCTGAGCGCATTCGTGAAATTGTGCTTTCGATGAGGAATTTTTCCCGATTGGATGAAGCCGAGATGAAACCGGTTAACATCCATGAAGGAATTGACAATACCCTCGTTCTGCTCAGCAACCGTCTCAAGCCAGGGATTGAGGTGATCAAGCAGTATGGGGATTTACCTTTGGTGGATTGCTACCCAGCTCAACTGAATCAGGTATTTATGAGTATCTTGGAAAATGCCCTTGATGCCATAGAAAAAGATGCTACAGAACACAAGGCTATAGAACACAATAGTGTCGAATCTTGCCCATCCCCAGTCTTCAGCATTCGGATTCAAACTGAGGTAGTTGACCAAAACTGGGTAGTTATCCGAATCGCTGACAATGGCCCTGGGATTCCCGCAGCAATTAAAGACCGGATATTTGACCCATTTTTCACTACCAAAGAGCCAGGTAAGGGAATTGGCTTGGGACTAGCCATTAGCTACCAAATTATTACCCAGCATCGGGGGAAAATTGAGGTGGCTTCAGAACCAGGTCAGGGAGCCGAGTTTGTAATTAGTTTACCAATATAA